The window GCAATTAGTGCTTTATTAATCGGATTCTTAAAAAAACCTATTGTAGAATAACAGTTGAACGGCAGCGATCTTCGCTGCCGTTTTATTGCGGTCAGATAGGGCTCCAGACTTAAAAGGGAAAGGTTTTTTATTGTTTTCAAGCCTTTTTGCCTTTATACTATTATAATGTGTATGTGACTTATCACATATGGAATAAATGGAAATATAGTTATTTTTTTAACCAGTTTTAATGTCTAGCTACAGGCGCCAGTGGCACCCTATGCTTTTCTACGAGAAGGGAGATCCATCATGAACGAGAAACAACGTTTGGAAGGTCAACAAGTACAGGCTGCAAATTCTTCGGACAAAAAATCCGATAAGGATTACAGCAAGTATTTTGAGGCTGTTTATACACCACCGTCCTTAAAAGAAGCGAAATCACGTGGTAAAGAAGAAGTAAAGTATTCGCGCGATTTTAAAATTCCTGAAGAATTTCGAGGGATGGGTGAAGGCAGAAAGTTCTATATTCGGACGTATGGCTGTCAGATGAATGAGCATGATACCGAAGTAATGGCGGGGATCTGTTTAAGTCTTGGCTATCAGCCGACTGATACCGTTGAAGATGCCAATGTGATCCTATTAAATACTTGTGCGATCCGAGAAAATGCCGAAAATAAGGTTTTCGGCGAAATTGGTCATTTAAAGGTACTAAAGAAGGAAAGGCCAGACCTGCTTCTTGGTGTTTGCGGTTGTATGTCTCAGGAAGAATCCGTTGTTAATAAAATTCTTTCTAAGCATCCACATATCGACATGATATTTGGCACACACAATATTCACCGTCTGCCCAATATTTTGCAAGAAGCATACATGTCTAAAGAGATGGTTGTAGAGGTATGGTCAAAGGAAGGCGACGTCATCGAAAACCTGCCAAAAGTACGCCGTGGTAATATTAAAGCTTGGGTTAATATCATGTATGGCTGCGATAAGTTTTGTACGTATTGTATTGTGCCATTTACTCGCGGAAAAGAACGAAGCCGTCGTCCTGAAGATATTATTCAAGAAGTCCGTCAATTGGCCGCTCAAGGTTATCAAGAAATAACATTACTTGGACAGAACGTCAATGCGTACGGTAAAGACTTAACGGAAATGAACTATGGTCTTGGAAATTTAATGGATGAAATTCGCCTTATGGGTGTTCCACGTATCCGTTTTTCGACCAGTCATCCGCGTGACTTTGATGACCATTTAATCAAAGTGTTAGCGAAAAAAGGGAATTTGATGGAACATATCCATTTACCTGTTCAATCCGGCTCGACAGATGTTTTGAAAATAATGGCCAGAAAATATACCCGCGAACAATATCTTGAACTTGTTCAAAAAATAAAGGCAGCTATCCCGGATGTGACGTTAACAACGGACATCATTGTTGGTTATCCGAATGAAACGGAAGAGCAGTTTGAAGAGACGATGTCTTTAGTTCGAGAAGTGGGATTTGAAGCAGCTTATACGTTTATTTATTCTCCGCGTGAGGGAACGCCGGCTGCAAAAATGCACGATAATGTGCCATTAGAAGTAAAAAAAGAACGGTTACAACGCCTAAACACCCTTGTCAATGAACAATCGGCAGAGGCGATGAAACAATATAAAGGTCAAGTAGTAGAAGTGTTAGTTGAAGGGGTAAGTAAAAACAACTCAGAAGTTTTGGCAGGCTACACTCGTAAAAGCAAACTAGTGAACTTCAACGGTCCAAAAACTGCAATTGGAAAAATAGTGAAGGTTAAGATTACCAACACAAAAACATGGTCTTTAAACGGAGAAATCGTGGAAGAATTTGAACCAGTTGAGGTGAAGTAAAGTGGCGAAGTATACAAAAGATGATATCGTTGCTCGTGCAAAAGAACTTGCACAAATGATTTCAGAAACAGAAGAAGTGGATTTCTTTAAACGAGCAGAAGCTCAAATTCATGAAAGTGAAAAGGTTAAACAAACCATTTCAACAATCAAAGGATTGCAAAAGCAAGCTGTA of the Bacillus sp. 1NLA3E genome contains:
- the miaB gene encoding tRNA (N6-isopentenyl adenosine(37)-C2)-methylthiotransferase MiaB, which produces MNEKQRLEGQQVQAANSSDKKSDKDYSKYFEAVYTPPSLKEAKSRGKEEVKYSRDFKIPEEFRGMGEGRKFYIRTYGCQMNEHDTEVMAGICLSLGYQPTDTVEDANVILLNTCAIRENAENKVFGEIGHLKVLKKERPDLLLGVCGCMSQEESVVNKILSKHPHIDMIFGTHNIHRLPNILQEAYMSKEMVVEVWSKEGDVIENLPKVRRGNIKAWVNIMYGCDKFCTYCIVPFTRGKERSRRPEDIIQEVRQLAAQGYQEITLLGQNVNAYGKDLTEMNYGLGNLMDEIRLMGVPRIRFSTSHPRDFDDHLIKVLAKKGNLMEHIHLPVQSGSTDVLKIMARKYTREQYLELVQKIKAAIPDVTLTTDIIVGYPNETEEQFEETMSLVREVGFEAAYTFIYSPREGTPAAKMHDNVPLEVKKERLQRLNTLVNEQSAEAMKQYKGQVVEVLVEGVSKNNSEVLAGYTRKSKLVNFNGPKTAIGKIVKVKITNTKTWSLNGEIVEEFEPVEVK